The Nymphaea colorata isolate Beijing-Zhang1983 chromosome 11, ASM883128v2, whole genome shotgun sequence genome includes the window TCATTTCAGGTCTGAGATCCTATGGATCTCAAATCATTTTAGGTTTGAAACGTATGCCGCCTTTGGTATTTCCACTATGGTTTCTAATGTCCTTTCTTACGAGTGATCGAGGAAAATAAACGATCTTTTACTCATGTCCGTGTGCTCGTCAGCCTATGCATCGTGAAATCTGATTCTCCTTATGATCTCCAAGAAGAAACATctaaaatttaccatattatcgccttttgaaaatatcaagataACTTCATTCTATTTTCCCAAATTATGGAGAATACTTGTGGTGAAAATCAAACGCATGGTAGCTTGGAAGACCAGTTAGTTGTGGAGATAAGAACTTGAGACTCTTGGCAACATCTGCTAATTGAAACGGCTGGATGGCTAGAATATTTGACCTGGTTGTCATAATTAAGAAGAGGCTTCAGGTTCGAATACGTAGAAGCTATCTCCCGACCTTGACAAGTCGAAACACATACATCTTCAAGATTGTGCTCAATCCGAATGGAATTTTCATGGCCCAGGGAAATTATCTGAGTTCTATGATCTATCCTGCATTATGGAAAAGAACAATTGATACACTGCATAACCGGAAAACTgggaaagaataaaaaaaaaaaaatcatcccaTGCCCTTTACTAAAGATCCTCCAAAATCGTCGTGTAATCGAGGAACAGATTAAAAAGCCCAGATAAGTCGGAGGAACTGCCAATTGGTTTTATTGCAAAGTTACACAGGACTAATGTCACGAAAGGTCATTGACTACAAACTGTGTCAAGCAATTTCTCAGCTTCAGGAGCCACCTCTATGTTCTCCATCTTCAATCTTCGACGCATTGCTGGACTATTTTTCCCAGCAACAAAGTAAGTTCGAATCAACGACTCGTAAACTGCACTGTCAACACATTCAACCTTCTTCAGAATCTCAAAGAAGTTTTCAGCCCCATCTACATCCTTCTGCTCTTCGAAATATGTCATAACTGCCTCCACTGTTTCTTTGGTTGGCAACCATTTAACTTTTACACTCTTCCTTGATGCAGAAATTGCATTTTCAATGCACTTGACTACCTCATCGATTTGTTTAGTTCTTAAATAGTAATCAGCAAAAATCTCCCATGTTTTTGTGTTAGGTGCCGCACCTCGCTTTCTTGCTCTCTCGCGCATTGCCTCTGCCTTCCGTAGTCTATTGGCTTTTGCATATGCACCAATCAAGACATTAGGCAATCTAATATCATACGTTGAACAACCAGCTTCCCACTCCTTGAAGCAGTTCTCTGCACCTGATATATCACCAAGCTTAACCAATACCTGTATCATGTTGAGATAGCTCAGATTGACTGTTTTCGGGAATGCCAACTTTAGAGATCGCCAGACACGGTATACTTCCACTAAATTACCCGTTCTACCATAGAGTGTGATCAGATACTGGAATGCAGGAAGACAGTGAAGATCCATTCTATTCTCGAGTTCTTTCAGTGCCTTCTCTGCTTTATCATTCATACCTGCATCTACATATATGGAAGCAAGATTGCTGTAAGTAGTCCAATCAGCACCTACTCTGCCATCTCTCTTCATCTCATCCAATACTCTCTCTACTCCAGGAATGTCACCAACAGCAGCAAGACTCCTCATCCACACGTTGTATGAGAATACATCTGGCATAACCTCATTGGCTTTCATATCTTGAATTACTGCCGGAATCTTTTCAGGCTTCCCAGTCTCTGAGTAGAGGGTCATCAGGCTATTATACTCCATGGGGCTAGAAGCAAAATTAAGctccttcatcttctccaaGAGAGCTTCGGCATTTTCAGTCATTTTCTCCTTGCAATAACAGTTAAGAAGAGCTCCATATGAAAGATGGTTTTTTGATGGTTCAGGCAGATCCATAAAATATTTCTCAGCAGCAACAATCCCCTTGGTTTTGGATATAAGATCTAGATGAATTGCTTGATCACTCACAGTCAAATTCATACCCCTCCTGGTGGCTGTTTCCAGAAGCTGCACAATAATAGACAATGAGTATtaatatttgaagaaagaaatgcTACGGAGAATAATTCTGTGTAATTGTAAGCTATTGACGGAAGAACCAGACATCAGGGAAAATATTTGGTAACCTTTACATAAATGTCATCAGGTTGCAACAAGTTGCACAAAATATCACTAGATGCTTGTGGGACAATTACAGCATAAAAACGATAATCTATAAAAAAAACTGTGCTCACCATTCACCATCGTTGAAAGGAGGGAAATAATTTGAGCCAACAAATAAGCGACTACTATTAAAAACACACACAAGGCAAGCATTTTTCATAAGAGGAAAACTCACACAAGATTTTGTCTGTTAGGTCAAACAAGAAATCAACCTTACCACAGGCTATCCACCACTAGAAGAAGATTATCAAGGAACCAACATTAACACACTTTTAAgttgtattaaaaaaattacatgaaaatttttcactTCACAGCATATGCATAGTTAGTTTGAGAGGcagaacaaataaaaattccaaatcaGAAAAGAACAAGCATGCAATTTTCCCAGAAATAATAACCCACCTTCACAACAAACTATTAGACTAAATGGCCAAGGCTAACAGTCATTTTATAATTCAGAGACCAGTTTAGTACATAGCATCACTAATCGCTGGGTTACTACTGGAATTTTAAAACGTCCTTGTCCATGAGTCTTTTTTACAGATTGACAGATGTAAGTTCTATCCACTCAATATCACACTCGAACTTCACTAAAAGGCTTTACATTCACCATCCAATGCCTTAAGGGGGTGTTTCCCTCGAATTTTGATTCTAggattaaaattctagaaacaaaatttcatctcaaactagaattggaatgaaaatccttgttctagtttccctttgtgtttgatagtcaggagttttgattccaaaattgaaaatgatgtgtttgataaaacaggaactaaaattttagaattgatgaattaaaaccaccATGACATATGCCttaaagagagataaaaaaattctaaaattctggaatcataattccaccacCTAAGGTAGAATCATACTTCCAAAATTCTGATTCAAGAATAAGTTTATAATTCCTGAATCAAAACTTTTGTTTGATACCGCAATtcccatttcataaaaaataataattttaattctagaagtCTACAATTCCAGCCTCATCAGTCTTCAAACACCTCTTAATGAATTCATCTTCCATACACCTCGGTGTCAGTCAACAGGCTTGCAGTTCCATAATTCTCATCTGGCAAGCATAATAGTGATAAAGGAAACATTATTTCCTTttgttcaacaagaaaaaatatcattttaacGCCAAGTTATCTTTTCAAGAGAGCTTCACGGTACGGTAGCTGTTTGTTATGTCTTGAGTCTCAGCACATCTAACAGTTGTCCAGATAGGGTTCTGTCCATCCTTATCCAGacaatcaaataaatatgtgCATAACTGTGATAAATCTTAGCACTCGCTCAGGGCTTCAAGGTGCATGTGTACAGTTAGACAAAGACATTGACCTACTGATTTTTATGCTCACATGAGATGCATATTGGAGGCTTAATGTCTAAATGTGAAACAACCTCATTTatcccattttcctttttccacaTACTCTATCACCTAACCCTCAGTCCATTCTTACGTTTCCGTACCCATCGGTTTCTCCCTTGGGCTAGAATCCCCTtatgagatttttttctttttcacttccTTTGTATCTCCAACATTATTCTACTTCCTTGTACCCTTTCATAAgcatgatattttaaaaacatgCAAGTTTAAACTTTTTGACATAATGTATAATTCTCTTATATTTCCTTTTACATCACAAGTATTGCAGCTTCTGGCGCACAATGTAGTGAGCAGGCTTATTACATTTTCTCGATCTCTGGTGTATCAGAACACCCAGTAGAAGTACTCGATAGACAAAGAAACGAAAAGAACAAAACTTCAACATAGCTCCTGatggaaatgattttttctttaaaaaaaattaccaaccCCAAAGAAAAGAACAGCCTAATCATTCTTAAGAAAGAACGATAAACAAGATTAAAGGAGTACATCCATAGCAGATGAGCAAGCCCAAACAGACACCATCATTCCCGTTGACATTCCATAAAGCCTAAACAACCAGACAAATTCTAAAAAAAGTAATCAGCAACAGAAATGCAGCGTGTCGACCAAGATCTCTTAATGTATCATCTGAAGAACAGAacgagaaagagaaagagggaaacgggaaaaagaaaaccaaagcaAAGAAAGTTATATAAGGCGATGCACCTTGAGGGCAGGGTTGAATAGTTTGCGTTTCCTGAGATCCTTCACGGATTTGCCGACGTCCCATTTCTTGAAACGCCTGGAATCTTTCAGCCACTTGTTGATCTCCCCACCAACGCTCCTCTCAGAGGTCCCTCCCTTGAACAGCCTACGGTAGAGAGCCTCCCTCACCAGCCTCGCCGTTGGCCTCGCTAGCTTCTCTGTGGCCTGTGCCGCCATCGCAaagctctccctctccctcccactTGGGGTTGCCCATTTAAACTTGCAATAAATCGTCCTTGTCGGGAAAATATCGGACGAAATTAACTAAATAAAGATTACTCGGAGAGTCAGAGTAATAATTTTcagccttcttttttttttcagatattctgCTCTGGGCAAAGACGCCTCTACCAAATACACTATAATTTTCATACAGAGATACATTtgaaaattcatcaaattaattGCACTATTTGTTGCATTGTGCTAAAAACACAAATATTTCGTtcctttttcagatttttgtaCAGAGTGATCCAAGTCACCAAATACACTATGTATCATTCTTCAATTAGGTATTTACTAGCCGTGTATATGTCAAAATCACTTGTTAGAATTTATCTCCAACCATAAGATTACCTTCATATGAAAAAGTAGGGATTACTTGagtcatgaaaattttataaaagaagacACTCAACGCACTCGAACAAAAGGCAAAGCAAATTCAAGTTTCAAGGTTTCCTCTTTACATACTTGAACTGTGGAATAcgtccaaaaaaaataaaataatggttAACATATTTTCTGTCACTTACTCAAAACGCCATTTGAAAGTGACATCCAAACATGACCTAAATGTTCTCACATTTAACCACACATTTATCTTTGAGAAGTCACTTGCTTCCATACATtggacaacatttttttttggacaacatttaaaaaaatgtgttgcaaaaacaaattttatgagGTAACTAAGATGCCTCAAATGGCATAGCGTAGCAGGTTATGCTAAGGGCTTGTATAAAGACAGGTCCCTAATTTGATTCTCATGAACactatgttcctgtgtcttagtGTTTAAGGTGGTAGAACACGATTGCTTTCGTTGACACCAACTGCAGTAGAATTAATacctcttgctcacctgaaAGAGGTAACTAAGACAAGCTTAGTTATGTCTTAAGGGGGGTTGTAAAACCAAGCGGTAAAGCGGGTCACACTCAAGGGGTCTAAGGTTCAAATCCTGTGTGCTACTTTTTTGGACCGCAAAAAATAAAGTGCAACATACAAGTTGAAGGATATAGGGTACGTCCACTTTGGCTCCTAAGTAACAGAAAACCTTAATTGTATAAAGGTTTACCACGAGAGCTTTATATAGAAAAGCAGCTTCCCTTAAGTAAacgttaagaaaaaaaaaaaaaaaacccaagacAAGCTTAGtttagcttttttatttttgatttcACAGGCTCCATCGATGCTGCCAGTATCAAAATCCATCTTGTTTCAGAAACCGGAAGAAATTAttctaaatcaaaatttaaactaGTTTTCCTGTTATTTTGTTCAAATATTCTGCTGATTTAGGGAAGGATCGGCTGATATTGCTTAAATCGATTTTATATCGTCCGATATTTGAAAAAGCCTTGTCTTCTGTGCTCTTACCTGcatctttcattttgttattgttataATACATTGGTCTAGGCAAGCTTTTGTTGCAGTTGCAGATACAGTTCAATATGCACCAACATTGATAGCACTGGTCTTCAATACACTTGTGgtcaacaatttttttagtaACCACCAAAGATTGAGcatttcctttttcagttttcataAAGTATTATTTGCTACTGTGTACAAGTGAGAGTCTTACATGGCTTCATCTCACAAACCCCTAAAAGTCAAACTCAGAGGCCATT containing:
- the LOC116263754 gene encoding pentatricopeptide repeat-containing protein At1g60770; translation: MAAQATEKLARPTARLVREALYRRLFKGGTSERSVGGEINKWLKDSRRFKKWDVGKSVKDLRKRKLFNPALKLLETATRRGMNLTVSDQAIHLDLISKTKGIVAAEKYFMDLPEPSKNHLSYGALLNCYCKEKMTENAEALLEKMKELNFASSPMEYNSLMTLYSETGKPEKIPAVIQDMKANEVMPDVFSYNVWMRSLAAVGDIPGVERVLDEMKRDGRVGADWTTYSNLASIYVDAGMNDKAEKALKELENRMDLHCLPAFQYLITLYGRTGNLVEVYRVWRSLKLAFPKTVNLSYLNMIQVLVKLGDISGAENCFKEWEAGCSTYDIRLPNVLIGAYAKANRLRKAEAMRERARKRGAAPNTKTWEIFADYYLRTKQIDEVVKCIENAISASRKSVKVKWLPTKETVEAVMTYFEEQKDVDGAENFFEILKKVECVDSAVYESLIRTYFVAGKNSPAMRRRLKMENIEVAPEAEKLLDTVCSQ